From Draconibacterium halophilum, one genomic window encodes:
- a CDS encoding GH32 C-terminal domain-containing protein has product MSFPCELSVTKFDHGYQLVRNPVSEIEKLHGKHQSWEDKNVIPGLNDNKLKKVSGDCLHIIGEFDLKTADSFGFMLRHSNKSAGTEILYNVKRGTLTVLGCTVPLPPIDNKIKLEILVDRASVEIFANDGKKVISNCFTPAEKATDVVLFANGGELGIDKIDVYEMNSIWEKK; this is encoded by the coding sequence ATGTCGTTTCCATGCGAGTTATCGGTTACAAAATTCGACCATGGATACCAACTGGTACGGAATCCGGTTTCAGAGATCGAAAAATTGCATGGCAAGCACCAATCATGGGAAGACAAAAACGTTATACCGGGACTTAATGATAACAAACTAAAAAAGGTTTCCGGCGATTGCCTGCACATTATTGGCGAGTTCGACCTAAAAACAGCTGACAGTTTTGGTTTTATGCTCCGCCACAGTAATAAGTCGGCCGGAACTGAAATTCTTTATAATGTGAAACGAGGAACGCTTACAGTACTTGGTTGTACAGTGCCGCTTCCGCCTATCGATAATAAAATAAAATTAGAAATTTTGGTCGACCGCGCCTCTGTTGAAATTTTTGCCAACGATGGCAAAAAAGTTATAAGTAACTGCTTCACTCCTGCCGAGAAAGCAACAGATGTTGTTCTTTTCGCCAACGGAGGCGAGCTGGGAATCGACAAGATTGATGTTTACGAAATGAATTCAATTTGGGAAAAGAAATAG
- a CDS encoding thioredoxin family protein, with the protein MKYFIAIAVSLAMILPMIVNAQEQKIYDTRADAKKDIAEAVEAAQKSNKHIFLQIGGNWCPWCIKFHNFIHNNVELNSFMEDNFEVVKVNYDQNNRQEELLTKLEFPQRFGFPVFVILDGSGKRIHTQNSAFLEKDKNYDKDKILHFLKNWSPTALDPVSYQK; encoded by the coding sequence ATGAAATATTTTATAGCAATTGCTGTAAGCCTGGCAATGATTTTACCGATGATAGTAAACGCACAGGAACAAAAAATTTACGACACCAGAGCTGATGCCAAAAAGGACATTGCTGAAGCTGTTGAAGCAGCCCAAAAGTCAAACAAACACATATTCCTTCAAATCGGAGGAAACTGGTGCCCGTGGTGTATCAAATTTCACAATTTTATTCATAACAATGTGGAGCTGAATTCATTTATGGAAGACAACTTTGAAGTTGTGAAAGTAAATTACGATCAGAATAATCGTCAGGAAGAGCTGTTGACGAAACTCGAGTTCCCCCAGCGTTTTGGATTTCCTGTTTTTGTTATTCTTGATGGATCAGGCAAACGAATCCACACGCAAAACTCAGCCTTTTTGGAGAAAGACAAAAATTACGACAAAGACAAAATCTTACATTTCCTGAAAAACTGGTCACCAACTGCATTGGATCCGGTCTCGTACCAAAAATGA